One Pagrus major chromosome 11, Pma_NU_1.0 genomic region harbors:
- the LOC141004415 gene encoding uncharacterized protein — MVEPHRVSESEEAIDEERAPSSLRRSSRIAGKGTGQIAPSIDDWPIPKLLEFLFCNDVSAPVGASHRELFALFLNCAGFPPVVQRPVFAPTVFAPTVSAPPVSAPRKAQPKRKHWSQNSVVAPTPAAAPPAKRARAPATAVASSAPANDAILAALSSIQSSLSSMNSRIQTLEAAAVPSTSSAFQAAVFTSREPAAAAASSATQFSDVTPAPLDGISIPRRILGSAVPISTGVPFYPPAAAISFNLRNQILAAVPKPALRSRCSSQREGSPCHEPGSPLASASFANSAVSLRNATLLIRSA, encoded by the exons ATGGTGGAGCCTCACCGAGTCTCTGAATCAGAGGAAGCCATCGACGAGGAGAGGGCTCCTTCTTCTCTCCGTCGAAGCTCTCGCATAGCAGGAAAGGGTACCGGCCAAATCGCACCATCAATCGATGACTGGCCGATTCCTAAACTGTTGGAGTTCCTGTTTTGCAATGATGTTTCTGCTCCGGTCGGAGCGTCTCACCGGGAACTGTTTGCGCTGTTCCTGAACTGCGCTGGGTTTCCACCTGTAGTTCAGCGTCCAGTCTTCGCTCCTACTGTCTTCGCTCCTACTGTCTCCGCTCCTCCTGTCTCCGCTCCTCGGAAAGCGCAGCCAAAGCGCAAACACTGGTCCCAGAACTCAGTAGTCGCTCCGACTCCAGCCGCTGCCCCGCCGGCCAAAAGAGCCAGAGCCCCGGCCACAGCAGTCGCCTCCTCAGCTCCGGCAAACGACGCCATCCTGGCAGCGCTGTCTTCTATTCAGTCTTCCCTTTCCAGCATGAATTCAAGGATCCAGACCTTAGAAGCCGCCGCCGTTCCATCCACCAGCTCTGCGTTCCAGGCCGCCGTGTTTACATCCCgggaacctgctgctgctgctgcctcttccgCGACGCAGTTCAGTGACGTCACTCCGGCGCCCCTCGACGGCATCTCTATCCCGCGCAGGATTCTGGGTAGTGCAGTCCCAATCTCCACCGGTGTGCCATTctaccctcctgctgctgccatctcctTCAATCTGAGAAACCAGATCCTTGCAG CCGTGCCCAAGCCAGCCCTCAGGAGCCGCTGTTCgtcacagagagaggggagccCCTGTCACGAGCCTGGTTCGCCTCTCGCCTCCGCCTCCTTTGCCAACTCTGCGGTCTCCCTCCGGAACGCTACACTCCTCATTCGTTCCGCATAG